From a region of the Bradyrhizobium diazoefficiens genome:
- a CDS encoding sigma-70 family RNA polymerase sigma factor, translating into MSVTQAASDEILIARIAQGDRLAMQVLYGRHHVRVYRFGLRLVRHEQVAEDLISEVFLDVWRQAGKFEGRSAVSTWLLAITRFKALSALRRRKDFELDDDAANAIEDTSDDPETVVQKKDTSEALRECLTGLSPDHREIVDLVYYHEKSVEEVAEIVGIPENTVKTRLFYARKKLAELLKAAGVERGWP; encoded by the coding sequence TTGAGCGTGACCCAGGCGGCTTCGGACGAGATCCTGATCGCGAGGATCGCTCAAGGTGACCGGCTCGCCATGCAGGTGCTGTACGGGCGGCACCATGTCAGGGTCTACAGGTTCGGGCTCAGGCTCGTGCGGCACGAGCAGGTGGCGGAAGACCTCATCAGCGAGGTGTTTCTCGACGTCTGGCGTCAGGCCGGCAAGTTCGAGGGCCGATCCGCCGTTTCCACCTGGCTGCTGGCAATCACCCGCTTCAAGGCCTTGTCTGCGCTCCGGCGCAGAAAGGATTTTGAGTTGGACGACGACGCCGCGAACGCGATCGAGGATACGTCCGACGATCCGGAAACGGTGGTGCAGAAGAAGGATACCAGTGAAGCGTTGCGGGAGTGTCTGACGGGCCTCTCGCCGGACCACCGGGAAATCGTCGATCTCGTCTACTACCACGAGAAGTCCGTGGAAGAGGTGGCCGAAATCGTCGGGATACCGGAGAACACTGTGAAGACGCGCTTGTTCTATGCGCGCAAGAAACTGGCCGAACTGCTGAAGGCAGCCGGCGTTGAGCGAGGCTGGCCATGA
- a CDS encoding S8 family serine peptidase — MTGKSENRVRAGAYAPSVGAALLLTACLGVEVAQAQAIMRTPTISVPSRTPTISPSIASRVAPTVSARAVSVDRGPRTITAIPHTISSRIRPTTALPYARYSPHLYPACTAPYRDADGECLAQPNADGGGSAKSGKRSAGKGRRNPTPAAANLRSFANEFVAEIDGTLSPGDADELARRHGLTRISSESFPLIGATFGLFRIADGRPYETVRREFAADGSVGSVQPNFRYVLQDQKSTIPSEGDPAQYALAKLRLPQAHTLAHGANVTVAVIDSGIDARHPELANSVADNFDALGSAEGPHVHGTGIAGAIVAHARLMGSAPEARIIAIRAFGATRGGAESSSYIILRSLNYAAEHGAQIVNMSFAGPKDAVIERAIAATAARGLVLIAAAGNAGAKSPPLYPAANPDVIAVSATDQQDRLFTASNRGNYIALAAPGVDIFLPAPDGKYQMTSGTSFSAAYVSGVAALLLERNYALKPEALRMTLAKTARDLGPPGRDELFGDGQADAFAAVMAVPPDSATPVAAGAGTTKREDAGKRREEPGSRAIEHPSLSRADDKSTVSQTDRPAAR; from the coding sequence ATGACAGGCAAGTCGGAGAACAGGGTGCGTGCCGGTGCCTACGCCCCGTCGGTCGGAGCCGCGCTGCTGCTCACGGCCTGTCTCGGCGTCGAGGTTGCGCAGGCGCAGGCGATCATGCGCACGCCCACGATCAGCGTGCCCTCGCGAACGCCGACCATCTCTCCTAGCATCGCCTCGCGCGTCGCTCCGACGGTCTCCGCCAGGGCGGTGTCCGTCGATCGCGGTCCGCGAACGATCACGGCCATCCCCCACACTATTTCGTCGCGCATCCGGCCGACGACGGCGCTGCCCTATGCGCGCTACTCGCCGCACCTGTATCCGGCCTGCACTGCGCCCTATCGCGATGCCGACGGCGAATGTCTGGCGCAGCCGAATGCAGACGGCGGCGGGTCAGCCAAATCCGGCAAGAGGAGCGCCGGCAAGGGCCGCCGCAATCCCACGCCGGCCGCCGCCAATCTGCGCAGCTTCGCCAACGAATTCGTTGCGGAGATCGACGGCACGCTATCGCCCGGCGATGCCGACGAGCTCGCCCGCCGCCACGGCTTGACGCGCATCTCTTCGGAAAGTTTTCCGCTGATCGGGGCCACGTTCGGTCTGTTCCGCATCGCGGATGGCCGGCCATACGAGACGGTGCGGCGCGAATTCGCGGCCGACGGCAGCGTGGGCTCGGTCCAGCCGAACTTCCGTTACGTGCTCCAGGACCAGAAATCGACGATCCCAAGCGAGGGCGATCCCGCGCAATACGCATTGGCCAAGCTCCGCCTGCCGCAGGCGCATACGCTGGCCCACGGCGCCAACGTCACGGTTGCCGTGATCGACTCCGGCATCGACGCCAGGCATCCCGAGCTTGCCAATTCCGTCGCCGACAATTTCGATGCGCTCGGCAGCGCCGAGGGACCGCACGTCCACGGCACCGGCATCGCCGGTGCGATCGTTGCCCATGCCCGGCTGATGGGCAGCGCGCCCGAGGCACGCATCATCGCCATCCGGGCCTTCGGCGCCACCCGCGGCGGCGCCGAGAGCTCGTCCTACATCATCCTGCGCTCGCTGAATTATGCCGCCGAACACGGCGCGCAGATCGTCAACATGAGCTTTGCCGGTCCAAAGGACGCGGTGATCGAACGCGCCATCGCGGCGACTGCCGCGCGCGGCCTCGTGCTGATCGCGGCCGCCGGCAATGCCGGCGCGAAATCGCCGCCGCTCTATCCAGCCGCCAATCCCGACGTGATTGCGGTCAGCGCGACCGATCAACAGGACAGGCTGTTCACGGCGTCCAACCGTGGCAATTACATCGCGCTCGCAGCGCCCGGGGTCGACATCTTCCTGCCGGCGCCGGACGGCAAATACCAGATGACGTCGGGAACCTCGTTCTCGGCCGCCTATGTCTCCGGCGTCGCAGCGTTGCTGCTCGAGCGCAACTACGCCTTGAAGCCGGAAGCGCTGCGCATGACGCTGGCGAAGACCGCGCGCGACCTCGGCCCGCCCGGGCGGGACGAGCTTTTCGGCGACGGCCAGGCCGACGCATTTGCCGCCGTCATGGCTGTTCCCCCCGACAGCGCGACGCCGGTCGCGGCTGGGGCCGGGACAACAAAACGTGAAGATGCCGGCAAGCGTCGCGAGGAGCCAGGAAGCCGCGCAATCGAACACCCTTCGTTGTCGCGTGCGGACGATAAATCCACGGTTTCTCAGACGGATAGGCCGGCGGCGCGATAG
- a CDS encoding TIGR03809 family protein: MAAGRAIAARWCALAEQRLQHLSEMFETGRWRRYHSEIAFLENIQEAKRAVETWRALATGADVAEAAASVTSAFGWSPATMPRVFRHEQQAQTVQPKAVHIVPETTVPVRLDAKPDVLAEITEAPIAPLAAPAAMASFTAPAETATLLPQFSPPAAEIVAASERVVEFTFSLDGLEAKYPLLRNAF, translated from the coding sequence GTGGCTGCTGGCCGCGCCATCGCGGCGCGTTGGTGCGCTCTCGCCGAGCAGCGGCTGCAGCATCTTTCCGAAATGTTCGAGACCGGACGCTGGCGCCGCTATCACTCCGAGATCGCATTCCTCGAAAACATCCAGGAAGCCAAGCGCGCCGTCGAGACCTGGCGCGCGCTCGCGACCGGTGCGGACGTCGCCGAGGCGGCCGCGAGCGTGACGTCCGCATTCGGTTGGTCGCCGGCCACGATGCCCCGCGTGTTTCGGCACGAGCAGCAGGCGCAGACCGTGCAGCCGAAGGCCGTGCACATCGTCCCTGAGACCACCGTGCCGGTTAGGCTCGATGCGAAGCCGGACGTCCTCGCAGAGATCACCGAGGCCCCTATCGCGCCGCTCGCCGCACCCGCTGCCATGGCGTCGTTCACCGCGCCTGCCGAGACGGCAACGCTTCTGCCGCAATTCTCTCCGCCTGCCGCCGAGATCGTCGCAGCCTCCGAGCGCGTCGTCGAATTCACCTTCAGCCTCGACGGCCTGGAAGCCAAGTACCCCCTGCTCAGGAACGCGTTTTAA
- a CDS encoding GIY-YIG nuclease family protein, producing MGIYVYMLQCADGSFYIGSATGEDTSKRVDEHNAGAYPGYTYSRRPVVLVWSEYFDRITDGIAAERQLKGWSRAKKEALIRSDWKAVSQFARRRAGAPRSNK from the coding sequence GTGGGCATCTATGTCTACATGCTGCAATGCGCCGACGGCTCTTTCTACATCGGAAGCGCGACCGGTGAAGATACGTCCAAGCGTGTCGATGAGCATAATGCCGGCGCCTATCCGGGATATACCTATTCGAGGCGCCCTGTCGTCCTGGTGTGGTCCGAATATTTCGATCGGATCACCGACGGGATTGCCGCCGAGCGTCAGCTCAAGGGATGGAGCCGCGCCAAGAAGGAAGCGCTCATCCGTTCGGATTGGAAGGCGGTGAGCCAGTTTGCGCGGCGTCGGGCGGGAGCGCCTCGATCGAACAAATAA
- a CDS encoding TIGR03808 family TAT-translocated repetitive protein: MDLNRRHLIGASTAGIAGALAVPADAARAAPLTSLLGRDATQYGVRPGSSEDQTRALQRAIDEAARAQMPLALPPGVYRTGLLRLPNGAQLIGVRGATKLVFTGGASAIQSDGSDSIGLTGITFDGGSIPLPARRGLIHVLGGRDVRIADCEITGSGGSGIWLEQVSGDIAGNILTNIALTAVVSFDARGLSVCRNTIIGTSDNGIEILRTAIGDDGTLVTDNRIEDIKAGPGGSGQYGNAINAFRAGNVIVRGNRIKNCDYSAVRGNSASNIQITGNSVSDVREVALYSEFAFEAAVIANNTVDGAAVGVSVCNFNEGGRIAVVQGNIIRNLIPKRPIGTAPDDDAGVGIYIEADSSVTGNVIENAPSYGIVAGWGKYLRDVAITGNVIRKAQAGIGVSVVAGAGIALVNNNMISETPRGAVVGLDHARAVTSDLSADGAHRFAQVVLGGNAVRR, translated from the coding sequence ATGGACCTCAATCGCCGTCATCTCATCGGAGCTTCCACCGCAGGCATCGCGGGTGCGCTGGCCGTGCCGGCCGATGCCGCGCGCGCGGCCCCGCTGACGTCCCTGCTCGGCCGCGATGCCACGCAATACGGTGTGCGACCCGGCAGCAGCGAAGATCAGACCCGCGCGCTCCAACGCGCGATCGACGAGGCGGCGCGGGCGCAGATGCCGCTGGCGTTGCCGCCGGGTGTCTATCGCACCGGATTGCTGCGGCTGCCGAACGGCGCGCAACTGATCGGCGTGCGCGGCGCGACCAAACTCGTCTTCACCGGCGGAGCCTCGGCAATCCAGAGCGACGGTTCGGACTCGATCGGCCTCACCGGTATTACCTTCGACGGCGGCAGCATTCCACTGCCGGCGCGCCGCGGACTGATCCATGTGCTCGGCGGGCGCGACGTCCGCATCGCCGATTGCGAGATCACGGGCTCCGGCGGCAGCGGCATCTGGCTCGAGCAGGTGTCCGGCGACATCGCCGGCAACATTTTGACCAACATCGCGCTGACCGCGGTGGTCTCGTTCGACGCCAGGGGCCTCAGCGTCTGCCGCAACACCATCATCGGTACCAGCGACAACGGCATCGAGATCCTGCGCACCGCGATCGGCGACGACGGCACGCTGGTCACTGATAACCGCATCGAGGACATCAAGGCCGGTCCCGGCGGCTCCGGCCAGTACGGCAACGCCATCAACGCGTTTCGCGCCGGCAACGTGATCGTGCGCGGCAACCGCATCAAGAACTGCGATTATTCCGCGGTGCGCGGCAACTCCGCTTCGAACATCCAGATCACCGGCAACAGCGTCAGCGACGTGCGCGAAGTCGCGCTCTATTCGGAGTTCGCCTTCGAGGCCGCCGTGATCGCCAACAACACGGTGGACGGCGCCGCCGTCGGCGTTTCCGTCTGCAATTTCAACGAAGGCGGCCGCATCGCGGTGGTCCAGGGCAACATCATCCGCAATCTGATCCCGAAACGACCGATCGGCACCGCGCCGGACGACGACGCCGGCGTCGGCATCTACATCGAGGCGGATTCGTCGGTGACCGGCAACGTGATCGAGAACGCGCCGTCCTATGGCATCGTCGCCGGCTGGGGCAAATACCTGCGCGACGTTGCGATCACCGGCAACGTGATCCGCAAGGCGCAGGCCGGCATCGGCGTCTCCGTGGTGGCGGGTGCCGGCATCGCGCTGGTCAACAACAACATGATCTCGGAGACCCCGCGCGGTGCCGTGGTCGGGCTCGATCACGCGCGTGCCGTGACCTCGGATCTGTCGGCCGACGGCGCGCACCGATTTGCGCAGGTGGTGCTCGGCGGCAATGCGGTGCGGCGATAG
- a CDS encoding pyroglutamyl-peptidase I has translation MSDKLRILLTGFGPFPGAPHNPTQPLVARLAQLRRPALDDVVISSHIFPVTYAAVDRQLPEVLAKVKPDALLMFGLAARTPYLRIETRARNAVTMLWPDAANTRSSKRGIAGHADAMTFGPHTARLLRAARLTGIDARSSRDAGAYLCNYLSWRAIENVKAGTPRLAAFIHIPLLARGGAARRKGAPRITLEELVDAGEAMLMELVQLARKTRTIA, from the coding sequence ATGAGCGATAAGCTCCGTATCCTCCTCACCGGCTTCGGACCGTTTCCCGGCGCGCCCCATAACCCGACGCAGCCGCTGGTCGCAAGGCTGGCGCAACTGCGCCGGCCGGCGCTGGATGATGTCGTGATTTCCAGCCACATCTTCCCGGTCACCTATGCCGCGGTCGACCGGCAATTGCCGGAGGTGCTCGCGAAGGTGAAGCCGGATGCGCTCTTGATGTTCGGCCTCGCCGCGCGCACGCCTTACCTGCGCATCGAGACCCGCGCACGCAACGCCGTCACCATGCTCTGGCCCGATGCCGCCAATACCCGATCGAGCAAGCGCGGCATCGCCGGCCATGCGGATGCGATGACGTTCGGCCCGCACACGGCAAGGCTGCTGCGCGCTGCGCGCCTTACCGGCATCGACGCGCGGTCCTCGCGCGATGCCGGCGCCTATCTCTGCAACTACTTGAGCTGGCGCGCGATCGAGAACGTGAAGGCGGGCACCCCGCGGCTTGCGGCGTTCATCCACATTCCCCTGCTCGCGCGCGGCGGAGCAGCCCGGCGCAAGGGCGCGCCGCGGATCACGCTGGAGGAGCTGGTGGATGCCGGGGAAGCGATGCTGATGGAGCTGGTGCAATTGGCGCGGAAAACGCGCACGATTGCGTAA
- the meaB gene encoding methylmalonyl Co-A mutase-associated GTPase MeaB: MIQRANLDIKSLARDLRAGSRAALARAITLVESRRGDHQALARELVQMLLPETGRAVRVGITGSPGVGKSTTIDALGSYLIEQGHKVAVLAVDPSSARSGGSILGDKTRMARLSASDDAFIRPSPSSGTLGGVAAKTREAMLLCEAAGFDVVLVETVGIGQSETAVCDMTDFFLALMLPGGGDELQGIKKGLVELADMIAINKADGDNLKRANITAADYRGALHILAPRSEHWHPPVETYSALTGDGIARLWQKVLDHRKAMKASGEFAVRRRDQQVKWMWSMLEQRMLARLRSEASVRTKVRKIEAEVAEGHLTPALAAEQILELLQ, encoded by the coding sequence ATGATTCAACGGGCCAATCTCGACATAAAATCCCTCGCTCGCGACTTGCGCGCCGGCAGCCGCGCGGCGCTGGCGCGTGCGATCACGCTGGTGGAGAGCCGGCGCGGCGACCATCAGGCGCTGGCGCGCGAACTGGTGCAGATGCTGCTGCCCGAGACCGGCAGGGCGGTGCGCGTCGGCATCACCGGCTCGCCCGGCGTCGGCAAATCCACCACCATCGACGCGCTCGGCAGCTACCTGATCGAACAGGGCCACAAGGTGGCGGTGCTCGCGGTCGATCCGTCCTCGGCGCGCAGCGGCGGCTCGATCCTCGGCGACAAGACGCGCATGGCGCGGCTGTCGGCCTCCGATGATGCCTTCATCCGCCCCTCGCCGTCCTCCGGCACGCTCGGCGGCGTGGCGGCCAAGACGCGCGAGGCGATGCTGTTGTGCGAGGCAGCCGGCTTCGACGTCGTGCTGGTCGAGACCGTCGGCATCGGCCAGTCCGAGACCGCAGTCTGCGACATGACCGATTTCTTCCTCGCCTTGATGCTGCCGGGCGGCGGCGACGAATTGCAAGGCATCAAGAAGGGCTTGGTCGAGCTTGCCGACATGATCGCAATCAACAAGGCCGACGGCGACAATCTCAAGCGCGCCAATATCACGGCTGCCGACTACCGCGGCGCGTTGCATATCTTGGCGCCGCGATCCGAGCACTGGCACCCGCCGGTCGAGACTTATTCGGCGCTGACCGGGGACGGCATCGCAAGACTCTGGCAGAAGGTTTTGGATCATCGCAAGGCGATGAAGGCATCAGGCGAATTCGCGGTGCGCCGGCGCGATCAGCAGGTGAAATGGATGTGGTCGATGCTGGAGCAGCGGATGCTGGCGCGGCTGCGCAGCGAGGCCTCGGTTCGCACTAAGGTCCGGAAGATCGAGGCTGAGGTGGCCGAAGGCCATCTCACGCCGGCGCTCGCCGCCGAGCAGATATTGGAGTTGCTGCAATGA
- a CDS encoding tripartite tricarboxylate transporter permease: protein MDALLTASRLIFDPYVLWVITASAAFGMFVGAMPGLTATMATALLVPVTFFMDPVPALGAIVTATAMAIFAGDIPAALLRIPGTPASAAYTDESYAMSKKGQLDLNLGVNLVFSVLGGFVGVAILIVCAPALAEVAINFSSFEYFWLALLGLTCAVFMTSDVPLKGITSLLFGLAVNCIGIDPAAGYPRFTFGSVELLQGISFIPAMIGMFALSELLRGMVHADATGAVIAQEIGNIFSGVFGVFKRYWFNFLRGSAIGVLIGALPGAGADIAAWISFAISKRFSKEPEKFGTGHIEGIVDATSANNSALGGAWIPALVFGIPGDSITAIVIGVLYMKGMNPGPTVFLQNPQFIYAVFLIFILANILMLPLGWIAIKGGKQLLRVPRNVLLPVILMFCLVGSYAMTNSIYGVIMMVVMGLIGWLMEEHGFPIAPAILGLVLGEMLEQNFMTSMIKADGAFIMFFERPIAATLGVVTLLIWGTMLWRGIRGRPATLSAAAPGP, encoded by the coding sequence ATGGATGCCCTGCTCACTGCGAGCCGCCTGATCTTCGATCCCTATGTTCTCTGGGTCATCACCGCATCGGCAGCCTTTGGCATGTTCGTCGGCGCGATGCCGGGCCTCACCGCGACGATGGCGACGGCGCTGCTCGTACCGGTGACGTTCTTCATGGATCCGGTACCCGCGCTCGGCGCCATCGTCACCGCGACCGCCATGGCCATCTTCGCCGGCGACATACCGGCGGCGCTGCTGCGCATTCCAGGTACGCCGGCGTCGGCCGCCTATACCGACGAGAGCTATGCGATGTCGAAGAAGGGGCAGCTCGACCTCAATCTCGGCGTCAATCTGGTGTTCTCCGTGCTTGGCGGATTCGTCGGCGTCGCCATCCTGATCGTGTGTGCACCGGCGCTGGCCGAGGTTGCGATCAACTTCTCCTCGTTCGAATATTTCTGGCTGGCCCTGCTCGGCCTGACCTGCGCCGTCTTCATGACCAGCGACGTGCCGCTGAAGGGAATCACCTCCCTGTTGTTCGGTCTCGCCGTCAATTGCATCGGCATCGACCCCGCAGCAGGCTATCCCCGCTTCACCTTCGGCAGCGTCGAATTGCTGCAAGGCATCAGCTTCATTCCGGCGATGATCGGCATGTTCGCATTATCCGAGCTTCTGCGCGGCATGGTCCACGCCGATGCAACGGGAGCGGTGATCGCGCAAGAGATCGGCAATATCTTCAGCGGGGTCTTCGGCGTCTTCAAACGCTACTGGTTCAACTTCCTGCGGGGATCGGCCATCGGCGTCCTGATCGGCGCCCTCCCCGGGGCCGGCGCCGACATCGCGGCCTGGATCTCCTTCGCGATCTCGAAGCGATTTTCGAAGGAGCCGGAAAAGTTCGGCACCGGCCACATCGAAGGCATCGTCGATGCCACGTCGGCCAACAATTCCGCGCTCGGCGGCGCCTGGATCCCCGCGCTGGTTTTCGGCATTCCCGGCGATTCCATCACGGCGATCGTGATCGGCGTGCTCTACATGAAGGGGATGAATCCGGGACCGACCGTGTTCCTGCAAAACCCGCAATTCATCTACGCCGTGTTCCTCATCTTCATCCTCGCCAACATCTTGATGCTGCCGCTGGGCTGGATTGCGATCAAGGGCGGCAAACAACTATTGCGGGTGCCGCGGAACGTGCTTCTGCCGGTGATCCTGATGTTCTGCCTGGTCGGCTCCTACGCCATGACCAACTCGATCTATGGCGTCATCATGATGGTGGTCATGGGCCTGATTGGCTGGCTCATGGAAGAGCACGGCTTCCCGATCGCGCCGGCCATCCTTGGACTCGTCCTCGGCGAGATGCTGGAGCAAAACTTCATGACCTCGATGATCAAGGCAGATGGTGCATTCATCATGTTCTTCGAGCGGCCGATCGCCGCGACGCTGGGGGTCGTGACGCTGCTGATTTGGGGCACCATGCTGTGGCGCGGGATCAGGGGAAGGCCCGCGACTCTCAGCGCGGCGGCCCCCGGACCCTGA
- a CDS encoding tripartite tricarboxylate transporter TctB family protein, with product MRANDAIAGLVLIILSIVMIALTASFPDFPGQKYGPSLFPRILGAGLIVCGGILMWNGLTARRLGAPWIEIAPWAKEPRRLATFVLVLVLLLLYIFAAETVGFIPLALLFLVTLFVWLGVRPWIAAATAIAGTFTIYWFFATLLRVPLPRGWLNSIL from the coding sequence TTGCGCGCCAACGATGCCATCGCCGGGCTGGTGCTCATCATTCTCTCCATCGTGATGATCGCCCTGACCGCGAGTTTTCCCGACTTTCCCGGCCAGAAATACGGGCCGTCGCTGTTTCCGCGCATCCTGGGCGCCGGATTGATCGTCTGCGGCGGGATCCTGATGTGGAACGGATTGACCGCCCGGCGCCTCGGCGCACCGTGGATCGAGATCGCGCCATGGGCGAAAGAACCCCGCCGCCTTGCCACGTTTGTTCTCGTGCTCGTCCTTTTGCTGCTCTATATCTTCGCCGCCGAAACCGTCGGTTTTATCCCCCTCGCCCTGCTCTTTCTCGTGACGCTGTTCGTCTGGCTTGGCGTGCGGCCATGGATCGCTGCAGCCACCGCGATCGCCGGCACCTTCACGATCTACTGGTTCTTCGCCACGTTGCTTCGCGTGCCCCTGCCGCGCGGCTGGCTGAATTCAATTCTCTGA
- a CDS encoding tripartite tricarboxylate transporter substrate binding protein, with translation MSKISRRTFAASSAAVAASAALGLKPAFADDPYPTRPIQLICPWGAGGGTDATARIVGVLLEKEFGQPVNVVNRTGGSGVVGHSAISTAAADGYTLGIITVEIAMMHWAGLTQLTPKDFTPLALMNEDPPGIQVKADSAYKTVKDLADAIKASAPGKFKASGTGQGGIWHLALVGWLKAMGLPPNQVAWVPSNGAAPAMQDLAAGGIDFTTCSIPEARAMIDAGKARSLAVMAPKRAATFPDVPTLKEAMGVDYTTGAWRGFAGPKGLPQPIAAKLTASLKKISDSKEYIEFMSSRGFGVLWNDASGYAAFMEKADAQMGEAMKAAGIAKT, from the coding sequence ATGTCCAAGATTTCGCGCCGCACCTTTGCGGCTTCGTCCGCCGCCGTCGCCGCATCCGCTGCGCTGGGACTCAAGCCGGCATTCGCCGATGACCCCTATCCCACCCGGCCAATTCAGCTGATCTGCCCGTGGGGCGCCGGCGGCGGAACTGACGCCACCGCCCGCATCGTCGGCGTGCTCCTGGAAAAGGAATTCGGCCAGCCGGTGAACGTCGTCAACCGCACCGGCGGTTCCGGCGTGGTCGGCCATTCGGCGATCTCGACCGCCGCAGCGGACGGCTACACGCTCGGCATCATCACGGTGGAAATCGCGATGATGCACTGGGCCGGCCTTACCCAGCTCACGCCGAAGGATTTCACACCGCTGGCCCTGATGAACGAGGACCCTCCGGGGATCCAGGTCAAGGCGGACTCAGCCTACAAGACGGTGAAGGACCTGGCCGACGCGATCAAGGCTTCCGCGCCCGGCAAGTTCAAGGCGTCCGGGACAGGCCAGGGCGGCATCTGGCATCTCGCTTTGGTGGGCTGGTTGAAGGCCATGGGCCTGCCGCCGAACCAGGTGGCGTGGGTGCCCTCCAACGGCGCCGCGCCGGCGATGCAGGATCTTGCCGCGGGCGGCATCGATTTCACCACCTGCTCCATCCCCGAGGCCCGCGCGATGATCGACGCCGGCAAGGCACGCAGTCTCGCAGTCATGGCGCCGAAGCGCGCCGCGACCTTCCCTGACGTGCCGACCCTCAAGGAGGCCATGGGCGTCGACTATACGACCGGGGCCTGGCGTGGCTTCGCCGGGCCGAAGGGACTTCCGCAACCGATCGCTGCCAAGCTGACGGCTTCGCTGAAGAAGATCTCCGATTCCAAGGAATACATCGAGTTCATGTCGTCGCGCGGCTTCGGCGTCCTGTGGAATGACGCCTCGGGCTACGCCGCTTTCATGGAGAAGGCGGACGCGCAGATGGGCGAAGCCATGAAAGCGGCCGGTATCGCCAAGACCTGA